Within Metabacillus sp. KUDC1714, the genomic segment GTTGTAAGTGCTAAATTTAAAGAAACGATCATGGGGTATATTTGGGTACAAGAAATTGATGAGAATTTAACTGACGAAGAAATGGAGTTTTTATATGACGTTTCTTTTCATGTTGGGAAAATCATACATAAAAGGAATAAAATCAAGCAGCAAAAAGAAGAAGCGATTGAACATTTATTTAGAAAAGCGATTAATAATGGATATAAAAGCGAGAAAGAGCTTAGATGGGAAGCAGCACAGCTAGACATCATCTTACCTTCTATATTCAGTATCATGGTTGTTAATGCGATAAATGCAGAAGAAGAGCTTGTTGAAGAATTAAAAGAAACGATTAGATCCTACCTAAATTTAAAGGACAATACGAGTCATGTTGTAATTTATCAGTCTAGTATCGTGATTATCGTCGGCTGCTATTCACTTAAATATTCTCCAATCGAAGCAGGGCTCCAAATCGTTGAAAATTTATTAACGAATTTTGATGAGAAACGCTATTCAAATATTTATATTGGAATTGGTAATGAATATCAGCAGTTAGGCTCGCTTTATTCTAGCTATGAGGAAGCACTTGAAGTTGTTGATATTGCAGAAAAGCTAGGAACACAGGAAAATGTGCCATACGAATATGACAAATTAGGGATATTCCGTTATCTTGATGTGATCAACTATAAAAACAAGAAATGTAATTATTTAAATAAGAATTTACAATTGTTAAAAGCAAAAGATAGGGAAAGCCAAACAGAATTACTAAAAACACTTGAATACTTTTTGGTTAATAACTGTAAACTTAAACCTACTGCAGAACAAATGTTTATCCATCCTAATACATTGAACTATCGAATAAGACAGATAACGGAGCTCACAACGATTGATTTTTCAGACTTTAATCAAAAATGCCAGCTTTATCTTGATCTAATGCTAATGAAAGGGATTAAGCATCTTGAGAATTAATAAATACATCAGTGAGACAGGTTTTTGTTCAAGGAGAGAAACAGATCGATTGATTGAGTCACAACGAATTATGATAAATGGTGTGATTTGTGTAGCAGGTGCTACAGTTGAGGAAGGGGATCTTGTGTTAATCGATGGGAAACCATTGGGTAGCAATGGGGAACTAGTTTATCTTGTATTAAATAAACCGGCGGGAATCACTTGTACTGCCGCAAAGCATATTGAAGGAAATATTATCGATTTTATCAATTATCCAGAACGTATTTTTCCGATTGGTCGTTTAGACAAAGCTTCAGAAGGTCTGATTCTTTTAACAAACGACGGAGATATTGTAAATAAAATAATGAGATCAGAAAATAATCATGAGAAAGAATATGTTGTCACAGTGGACAAGCCTTTTAGTAACTCGTTTATTGATGGGATGGCAAACGGGGTTGAAATTCTTGGTGTAAAAACAAAGCCTTGTAAAGTAACTAGAATAAGCGACAACATCTTTAGGATCACTTTGACGCAAGGCCTTAATCGGCAAATTCGGAGAATGTCTAAGGTTTTCGGATATAAAGTCATCAAACTTGAGCGGATTCGAATTATGAATATAGCACTGGATAATTTGCCGAGAGGGAAATGGAGAGAGCTTACTCAAGAAGAACTTTTTCAATTAAAAGGAAAGTTACAGTAACACTGTTTTCAAAAATTAGGTAATTATTAAAACTATGGGTAACACTTTGACATCCAGCTCCAGCGCTAAAGCAGAAGTGAACTTCACACTCCTTATACGCTAAGTCAACATCGAACGCTCGTGCACCTCGTGTTTCCTTTGCCCCACCTTAACGGGCAGTAAATGATAATAACTGCCCGTAAAGGTCCGATAAGTCTCGCTATCCATCAGATAACCCACTGATGGAAGTCTCGCTTTATCTCATACGGAGTGCTCTTGTTTCTCGTCGTTAAACGGGCGCTTACGCTTTTGTTAATATTTACTTTTATTTCGTACCATAGGTGTATCAGAGTGTTTTTTCATTTCTTCACAAGATTTTAATAGCTTATTTGTTACATGGTCTAAATTACTTAAAACATAACAATATTCAAGATCAGAGAGGTCATCTTTTGTTAATCGTGTTAAGTGCAAGATGGCTCTAAAAAGGAGATTTAGGTCAGAGCTGTGAATTTCAATTGTATCTCTAGTATATAGAAAGGTCTCTTGAGCAACAGAAACAGTCTGCAATAATCTTTCTTTCGCCGATTCATTTTCGAACATTTCGATCTGTAATAAGGGATCCTTCGTAATATTAGCAATCCTCATTCGTTTTTCCATGAATTCTATATCATTATTGTTGGTATTATTTAACATGCATATAGCTCCCTAAAGTTTTTACCTTTAATATGTACAAAATAATAGATAATTATTCAATTTGGATATTCGATACTTTCGTATGACGTTAATCAAGAATTAGACCACTGCTCTAAACATCTAGCAGAGATCTAATTTTTTAGAAATTAAGGCCTTGTCCATCCTTCTTCCACACTAAATACCCCAATTTGACATGTGCCGGGGTATTAATGATGTTTTAGTCTAACCCTTGTTAGGTAGGTGGACTGATTTCACATGTCGAGCATTTACATAAGTTACTTCTTCCCTAGCAGTCACCAATTCTAACATATTGTTTTGAAAGCTGCGGAGCTGACCAATTTTCCGAACATTTTCACCTAAGTCGAAAATAACAATGTTACCAAACATTTTTTTAATTTGGGCATCAAGGGACCGTGCTAGGGAGAGAGTTGAAGGGTAGCTAGTAAATGTAGATCTTTCTAATGCATAAGGGACTTGGTTGCTGTTATATGGAATTAGCCATTTTAAATGCTGCAATGAAATGTACATCGTATGAAAAACGGGTGAATAGAAAACAAAATAATCATTCATGATATTCGTGACATACCCGTGAATTGCTTGATTATTCGCGACGACAATTTCAGAAAACATGCCTTTAGAATTATTTAATATTTTTCTTACGGATAATGTATCTGATTCAGTTTCTAATGGTAATTCTTCTGGAAACTCGATTGATTCATAATTTTCTTCATCTAAATATAAGAGGTGGATGTGAGCGATAGGAATATAGATAAAGTCTTTTCCATTGAATAGAACAATCAGATCTGTACCAGTATCTACTAGTAATCCTCTTGTATGGATTTGTCCTGGAATTTCCACGCAGATGTTTTTGCCAATGTATACCTTGAAATTGTTCATATAGCCTCCTCCTTTTCTAATAATATAGCCATTCTGTCCAGAGATATAAAGCAAGTAATGTAATGATTAAACCGATTGGGATAACAAGGATTGTCACCTTAACATATTGTCCCCAGGAGATCTGAATCTTGTTTTTACGCAAAATAAACATCCAAATAAGTGTTGCTAATGTCCCCATTGGAGAGATAAGTGCTCCTATATCACTACCGATAATATTAGCTAAATAGGCAAGCTGTAAGGTGTGTGTATCTAAACCCATTTCAACAAACGATAACGTGCCGATCATGACAGCAGGTAAGTTATTAAAAAGATTTGAAAGGACTGTTAGTAATACTCCTGAGATCATGATTGTGTTAAACCGATTTGTAATCATATATTCTTTTAACGAATCAACAATTAATGTTGTTGCTCCAACGTTATGGAGACCATACACTAAAATGTACATACTAAACGCAAATAATAATACATGCCACGGTGTTTTTGTCAAAATATCCATACCACCGATTCCTTGCCTTTGCCAGCGGATATAGATTAGTAACAAAGCACCGACAATGGCTATTATCTCAAGTGGTACACCGAACGGAGTAAGGGCAAAAAATCCCCCTCTAATTAATACCACTACGATGATACAGATACGAAATGTTGACCAGTCAATGTCATGTAAGGGATTACCCTTGTCAGCTAATGGATGTTCAAGAAGAATGTTATTTTGAGAGTGAATCCCAAAGGGAAGGTTAAACGAAGGGATTTTCTTCGGTATATCCTTTCTGTAATACAGATAAAGTAAAAGTGAGATTGCCACAATACCTATCATAGAGGGGACAAACATCATAGCAACATAGCTGTTTAAATCAAGACCAACAATTTTAAGGGCAATTAAATTTGCAATATTACTTACCGCAATGGGTGCACTTGATGCCGTTGCAATTAAAGCACCAGATAGTAGATACGGAATTTGTTGATGTGGCTTTAACCTTAAAAGTGTGACAATTCGTATAATAATGGGGGTTGTAATTAATATGCTGCCATCATTATTAAAAAATAAAGTGGTTAAATAACATAGTGTTAAGATGTAGACATATAGAATGATCCCTGAGCCACGGGATTTTTTTACTAGATTGTGAGCAACCCATTTGAAAAATCCAACACTTTCTAAAACAATTGACATGACAATTGTAGATATTATAGTAATAGATGCTCCGCTAACAATATTAAAAATTTCTTTTACATCAGAAAGAGGAACAATCCCTACTAATAGGACGATAAAAGCACAAATCGAAGTTGGTACTGTTTCACTAATTCCTCGGGGTTTCCACACAATAAAAGAGACTGTTAATACAAAGAGCATCAACATAAACATAGCTTGAAAATCAAACATGTTGTTTCGCTCCTCTTGTTAAGGGAGAATCATTACCTTTTATATCTAATTTTTGATTTCTAACCATCGTTTCCTTTTCTTGTCTAGGTGGACATAAAATCGTGTAGAATAGAGAACCAGCTAGAATAAAAAAGAGTGTTATCAGCATTTCATCACCCTCTTCCATTTCTTTTTAGAAAGCCGCACAGCTTATTATTTGTACGGCTATGAATAACAGTGATTTTCACAAATAACAAAAAAATGCATAATGATACGCTCTGCTAGTTACTAAGATTTTTTGCCTTTTTTAATGCTTCCTCAAGGTTTGCAGAGACTTGAGACATAAGCATATCGTAAATGGCCTTTTTCTTATTAGACTTTTCTTCGTTACTTTTACTAACGTCTGTGTTCATTTGAACAGATTGACTATCGTCCGTTTGTTTCGCTTCTTTTTCACTATTTTTTGCAGAATTTTTGCTGCTCGATTTGTTAGAGCTTTTTTCTTTGTTAGATTGTTTTGATTCTTGTTTACTTGTTTGCTCAGTGTTATTATCTTTTTCTTGTTTTGTATCATTTTCTTGGTTCTTATCTTTTTCATTAGTGGATTCTTCGTTCTGATTATTTTGATTGTCCTTGTTATCCTCGTTGTTCTCGTTATTTTCGCTTTCCTGTTGTTTCTTTTGATCATGTTTTGATCCATGGCTTATGTTACGAATGTGGTAATTCGTGATACGAAAAACTTTTTCATGATGAATGACTGTTACATAATCACTTGTTATATCAGCTAATACACCTTCAACACTTTCTGGTCCGCCACGGTTAATTGTTACCCAGCTGTGTTGGAATCCTTTTAACAAATCAGCAAAGACTTTTGCAGTTACTTTAGGTAAACTTAGGTTTGAATTTTCTTTTGATGGACCATTATCAACACTAATACTCTTAATGTGATGGATTTGATAAAAGACAACACCATCTTTTTCTGTTTGTAATGTTAAAAAGTCATCGTATACATCTAATAACTTACCTTTTAGACTTTCAGGACCACCTCGATCAATTTGAACATTTTGGGACTTCAATTGACCTAGCATGTCTTTAAAAGACTCAGATTTAAGGACCTTAGGTTTCGTGTCCGCTTCTGTCGTAGATTGAAAGTTTGCTTTTGTATCTTCTACAACACTCTTTAGATGCATTGTTTGATAATAGACGACTTCGTTATTGTCAGTTAAAAGGGCAATAAAATCAGATTTTACCTGAAGTAATATACCTTCCCTTGATTCAGGTCCCCCTTTATATGTGCGAACTTTTCGACCTATTAATGATAATAAATATGACAAATTATTTTTATTACTCATAGATTTTTCCTCCCTATCATTTTCACTATAATTATGTTTGTAATGTAAGTATATGTGGTGGGGGTCTCTTTGGTATTAAACTAGTACCCTATTCCGCAAAAATCCATTAACGACTCAAGGACATTTAACCTATTCTTCATCATATGGTTAAAAATTCAGGCAATCAGTCTAATTATCATTTTTTGTGCTATATGTGGATAGCAAGTATGGATAAGTTCTCATAATTTAATAAGAAAAGAGAATCAAATGGAGGTGATAGCTACGTTAGAGGAACATGCATTAAAAGAATACAAGTGGGAAGATGAAGAACTCTGGATCTCAAATTATGTGGCCAGGGCAAGAATTAAAACAGACTATAAAGTAAACTCATTACTGCATCATGAAGTATCTCCATTCCAAGAAATTAGCATTGTCGATACGAAGGGCTTTGGGAGAATGCTAGTTTTAGATGGAGTTCCACAAGTTTCATCTAAGGAAGGCTTTATCTATAATGAAATGATTAGCCATATCCCAATCATTACTCACCCCGATCCGAAAGTTGTTGGGATGATAGGAGGAGGGGACTGTGGTCCTGCTCGTGAGGCAATGAAGTATTCAGGAATTGAAAAGATCAGTGTAGTTGAAATTGATCAGCAAGTGACAGATGTATGTAGAACTTGGTTAACGCCATCCTCCCATTATGATAGTGATAAGCGCTTCAGTATGATCCATAAGGATGGAGTGGATTGGATACAAGAAAACAAAGGTAACTATGATGTATTAATGATTGATCGTTCAGATCCAGTTGGTCCAGCAGCAAAATTGTTTAACCAAGGATTTTACAAGGATGTATTTGAGTGCCTTACTGATGAAGGTGTTGCAGTATTTCAGTCTGGATCTCCTTTTTATAACACCTCGACTCTACGAAAAACGTACCATTCATTATGTGAACTATTTCCAATCGTTAGGACCTATTTGGTGACAATTCCCCTCTTCCCATGTGGATTGTGGAGCTTTACAATTGCATCAAAAAAATTCGATCCTTTAGATGCCGATTTATCTAGACTAAAAGCTGAGGACACAAAATATATTAACTCTGAGATTGTTTATGCTTCATTCGTTTTACCTAATTATGTGAAGGAGATATTAGAATCGAATTAGGGGGATTCTATGATTTAAGATGGAATCCTAAAAAAGAAGTTAGGTAGCCATTAGGCTACTTATTTTTTTACTTTTTTAATCCATATCCCCAGTCCTTACTTACTCACACATGTAGTCTGGAAGTCGATTATTATTTCTGAAAAGATATCGATTAATTGAGGTCGGTACTCTTTCCGCATTGTTCGGGATAGTTCAATTTGAAAGGTGTGAAAGTGGGAACCAAACCCTTGATAACGATTTCCATCTCCAAGTCTATGATAGGTAATAGACTCATTCCCAACAAATTTTTGATCAAAGATAAGGTTGATGTTAGGTAACAATTGTTTTGCTTTTTTCGTAAGTGTTTCTTCAAACCAATTTTTTATTTCTACCGAACAGGAGCGCCCGCGAACAGTTCCAATTTCCACACCGTATGGACCATAATGGTCATCCTTCATCCCATGAAATGATACATGTAGGAATGGATGTGTGAGATGTTGTTGATCATAATCGACAATGTTCAGAAATTCCAAAATATCTTTTAGGGCATGCCTATATTCTTTTATGGCTAAATCATTATCACCATTTGGACTCCGATTCAAATCTGCTAGCTTTCTCGAAACGGTACTAATAATGCCTGGACACCCTGTTCTTTCCATAATGCCTTCAACAATGTTGTCGGTAAATACATCTGCAGCTGGTGGTGTGGCATGTAAGGCATCGGAAAGACAACAGATATACCCATTCCCTTTATTGTATTTTACATAGTTTTGTTGAATGTATTTCAATGGCATGATGAATGCTCCTTACGTATTAATGTCTATATTCCACCTATACTAACAAATGCAAAAATGTTGAATAATGTGAACTATAACAAACGATTTTAAAGTAAATATTGTTGCCATGCTAATAGTGTGAGCATTTAGCTTAAAAGGGCGATAGCTCTAGGGTAAACATACTGGAAAATTATTAAGAGTGTCATAGTATATAAAAACTACTTTTGTCTAGTATGAGCGGAAACAAATTTCTTTCTTTAAACAGAGTGTAAAGGTCTGTAAAGCGTACTGGAACGATAATAGAAGTTTCCTAGATTTTTTAGTATTGGAGGTTTTTTGTGTGGATTTGATGAAGGAGAGATTCTGGATCGAATCTGATAAGGAATTATTGCTACAAATCCTAAATTTAAACAATGTTCCATCCATTGAATTAGTAGATCCAAAAACGTGTATGTATCCGATCATTGGTCGAAAGTATGGAAAACATGGTGGGAAAGATGTTTCAATGATTCATACAAAGGAACAAGCGATAGATGAAGGCTATGACTTTTATACGAAATTATATCCCATTGAAACAGAATACTGCTTGGAAGTTGAAGGTCTTTTCATAAAAGGGGTGGAACTCGCTTTTGTCCAACAGGCGATCTTCAATGAAATTCCAATTCGAACCGCATCATTTGGATGGGAGTGGAGAGAGGTTGACGAAAGCTCAATCCCAATTGAATGGAAGATAATGGCGATTCGGGCACTCTATGTGACAGGACTAACACATGGCTTTGTAAAGATAGGTGTTCTACCAAATGAATCAGTCGTAGTCTTAGATATTAATCCCTCAAATAAGACGTTTTTAGAGGATATTGTTGAACCAAAGCTCCCCTTTTCAATTGGAGCGGACATTGAATTTATGCTGAGTTGTGATCATGAGTTATTACCTGCATCAACCTTCTTTCCAGTAGATGGGGATGTTGGCTGTGATGAAAGACAGATCGAAAAAGATAGTGGGGAATATGCATTAGTAGAAATAAGACCAGAGAAGGGAGAGTCCCCGCAGGAGTTATACATTCATGTTAAAGATCTTGTAGAAAAAGCATCTCAAATGGCCCCCTATGAAAATATTGAATTTCTTGCAGGAAGTATGCCTTTTAGAGGTTATCAATGTGGGGGACATCTCCATTTTGGTATTCCAGCATCATTATCATTATTACGAGCGCTTGATCACTATCTTGCTGTACCATTCGCGTTGATAGAGGAACCAAGGACAGCAAAACTAAGAAGAAGAACGAATCACGGAGGATTAGGTCGGTTCCGTAAAAAAACATATGGATTTGAATATATATCCTTAAGTTCTTGGCTTGTGGATCCTAAGCTTACGAAATCAATTCTATGTCTTGCTTACTTAGTAGCTGCCCATCATCATGAGCTGCAAAGTGAGTTCTTATTCCACCAGACAATACAACGAGCGTATTACCATGCTAACCTCCCTATACTCAAAACACTTTGGCCAGACATAAAAACAACACTTATGAACACATCAAGTTATTCAAAATTTGAAAGTGAATTAGTCTACCTTTTTGAGATTATTGAAAACGGAAAGTGCGTTCATGAGGCATCTGACATGCGTCAAAACTGGGAGTTGACAATTCCGAATCAAACATATGATACCGGTCTTATTATACAAATTCCGAAAAAAATCAGGCAAAAGTATAACCTGAAAGAAGGAGATTCAACCTTTGTTTGCGCAGGGAAAAATATGTCGCCGGCAACCATTCATGCGTATCCTTTTTCATTCCGCAATTCAAATATGATTCAGCTTTCAAAATCATTGCGCGCAAAATTAACTCTTCCAAAAGACTGGAATCCTAAACTAGTATCTGCTGGTGGCGTCATTACACTGGGGCCAATTATTGGGATATTAGCTGCACGACCTTTTGATCGGCAAACCACGTACTTTCATCATTTATTTAGACTTGCCAAAGAAAAGCAAATGTTTGTTTATGTATTCGAACCTAAGGATATCAATTGGGATCAACAGGTTATTAAAGGAACAACACTTGATGGTGAAGGGATTTTTCCTTTCCCCGCAGTAATTTATGATCGATTTTTATTTCGTGGAAAAACAAATATTACCTATGATATCGATGAAATTAGAGTGAAGCTGCAAACACTTTATAAAATCCCGTTTCTTAACCCACCAGCATTATTTCAACTGACAGGTAACAAGTGGGAAACACATCAACTTTTATTGGATAAACATGAAGAATATTTACCAGAGACACGTCTAATTGAACATTTAACAGATTTAACAGAGATGCTTGATCGCTATGGGGAAGTGTATATAAAACCGGTGTTAGGTGGCTCGATGAGTAAAGGAGTCATTCGGATTATTAGGCGCCCAACTGAAATCTTGATGTTTCATTTGAATACGAAAACACTGCAACAATTTAGTCGGGAAGATGAGTTATTTGAAGTTATATCTCCACTTATTGAACGAACTCCACATCTAATACAGGAAGGAATTCGTCGGAAAAAGTACAATGGTAAAAATTTGGAGATTCGTGTGTATATGCAAAAAAATGAAAAGCATACTTGGTTTCGAACAGGGATGGTTACCCGACTCACGAGTGAAGAAGTGATGACAGAGGATTTAGAGGTGAACTTGCGGTTAAGCAAAGTGATGAATAACTTGTATCTAGATCCAACTGAACGGCGATATATGACAAATCAATTAGGTAAGGTGTCCAAAAAGATTGTCGCAACTGTGGAACAGGAAATTGGAAGCTTTGGAGAGCTGGCAGTAGATTTATGTATTGATCAATATGATTCAATTAAGCTCCTTGAAATCAACGCAAAGCCAGACAACTTATTCTCACAAATTAGAGCTTATAAACTGCGCTCTCTTGCTGGCATTCGTTTGCTTAATTATGCAGCTTCACTTGCTGGCTACAGGGATCAATAAAATTTAAAGTGAGGAGTGATCTACGGTGATTCATCTACCTTTAAGTACGATTCTTTTACAAATCGGTGGTGTTGAGTTCCTACAGGGGTATGGGAATCCAGTGATCCACTATGTCATGAATGTGTCAAAAAGGGAAATTGATGACAACACATTGGTATTTCATATGGATCATGAAAAAATAAACGGTAAGTATTGGAAGAATAACGAATCAATCGTTATTGTAACAGATCGACCAGATTTATGCACCGACCTTGGTGATTCCATTTTTTTAATTAAGACGGAAGATTTAGATGAAGCCTATTGGAAATTTGTCACCTATTATCGCGGGCTTTTTGATATCCCTGTCATTGGTGTAACAGGTACATGTGGGAAAACTACAACAAAAGAAATGATTCGGCAAATTCTAAAATATGATTTTAACGTAAAAGCAACATGGATGAGTATGAATTCTATGTCTGTTAATCTCCGTTATTTAATGAAATTAGAAAAAGAAACAGAGATTGCAGTTTATGAAATGCCTGTCGCATATCCAGGTTATTTAAAGGTAGCCTGTACGTATTTTCAACCACAAATTAGAATTTTACTAAATATTGGTGTGCATCATCTTGCTGACTGTGAAACACCTGAAGAATATATGAAGGCAAAGGCAGAAATTGTTGATGGTTTAGATCCTGAACATGGAGTACTCATCTTAAATGCTGATGATGAAAATATCAAGAGAGTAGTGAATGTTAACCACTTAAAAAGAGTAGTTTATTTTGGAAAGAGTGAGCATTCTGACTTTCGAGCAACAAATATTCAATATGCTAACGATGGCATGATATTTACATTAGCATACCTAGACGATGAGTATGATGTCTTCGTACCAGGATATGGAGAGCACAATATTTATAATGCTCTAGCATCGATTGCAGCTGTTTCATATGCTGGTGTTACGATTGAACGGGCAATTGAATTGTTGGCAAGCTTTGAACAGGTAAAAGAGCATTTAGAATTTAAAGCTGGAAAAGGTGGCTGTACAGTGATTGACGATACGTGGAACTCTGCACCTCTCTCAATGGCAACAGGGCTGCAAGTGTTAAGTGATGTATCGAAAGACAAGAAGTCAATTGCCCTTTTAGGCTATATGCCACAGCTTGGTAAAGGACCATATGCAGTTGAACAGTATGAAGAAATGGGAAGAAAAGCCGTAGAAGCT encodes:
- a CDS encoding PucR family transcriptional regulator yields the protein MNELLERIFSLSDINEIIDHISNSLKKPVILESDHFFLLAYNSYYVDHFDLANQQTIFSKKCPLNIFEKFVETGVIDQLKTIPTPFRIKEMTEIGLNQRVVVSAKFKETIMGYIWVQEIDENLTDEEMEFLYDVSFHVGKIIHKRNKIKQQKEEAIEHLFRKAINNGYKSEKELRWEAAQLDIILPSIFSIMVVNAINAEEELVEELKETIRSYLNLKDNTSHVVIYQSSIVIIVGCYSLKYSPIEAGLQIVENLLTNFDEKRYSNIYIGIGNEYQQLGSLYSSYEEALEVVDIAEKLGTQENVPYEYDKLGIFRYLDVINYKNKKCNYLNKNLQLLKAKDRESQTELLKTLEYFLVNNCKLKPTAEQMFIHPNTLNYRIRQITELTTIDFSDFNQKCQLYLDLMLMKGIKHLEN
- a CDS encoding pseudouridine synthase, with protein sequence MRINKYISETGFCSRRETDRLIESQRIMINGVICVAGATVEEGDLVLIDGKPLGSNGELVYLVLNKPAGITCTAAKHIEGNIIDFINYPERIFPIGRLDKASEGLILLTNDGDIVNKIMRSENNHEKEYVVTVDKPFSNSFIDGMANGVEILGVKTKPCKVTRISDNIFRITLTQGLNRQIRRMSKVFGYKVIKLERIRIMNIALDNLPRGKWRELTQEELFQLKGKLQ
- a CDS encoding DUF2642 domain-containing protein, which codes for MNNFKVYIGKNICVEIPGQIHTRGLLVDTGTDLIVLFNGKDFIYIPIAHIHLLYLDEENYESIEFPEELPLETESDTLSVRKILNNSKGMFSEIVVANNQAIHGYVTNIMNDYFVFYSPVFHTMYISLQHLKWLIPYNSNQVPYALERSTFTSYPSTLSLARSLDAQIKKMFGNIVIFDLGENVRKIGQLRSFQNNMLELVTAREEVTYVNARHVKSVHLPNKG
- a CDS encoding arsenic transporter, with translation MFDFQAMFMLMLFVLTVSFIVWKPRGISETVPTSICAFIVLLVGIVPLSDVKEIFNIVSGASITIISTIVMSIVLESVGFFKWVAHNLVKKSRGSGIILYVYILTLCYLTTLFFNNDGSILITTPIIIRIVTLLRLKPHQQIPYLLSGALIATASSAPIAVSNIANLIALKIVGLDLNSYVAMMFVPSMIGIVAISLLLYLYYRKDIPKKIPSFNLPFGIHSQNNILLEHPLADKGNPLHDIDWSTFRICIIVVVLIRGGFFALTPFGVPLEIIAIVGALLLIYIRWQRQGIGGMDILTKTPWHVLLFAFSMYILVYGLHNVGATTLIVDSLKEYMITNRFNTIMISGVLLTVLSNLFNNLPAVMIGTLSFVEMGLDTHTLQLAYLANIIGSDIGALISPMGTLATLIWMFILRKNKIQISWGQYVKVTILVIPIGLIITLLALYLWTEWLYY
- the speE gene encoding polyamine aminopropyltransferase; translation: MEVIATLEEHALKEYKWEDEELWISNYVARARIKTDYKVNSLLHHEVSPFQEISIVDTKGFGRMLVLDGVPQVSSKEGFIYNEMISHIPIITHPDPKVVGMIGGGDCGPAREAMKYSGIEKISVVEIDQQVTDVCRTWLTPSSHYDSDKRFSMIHKDGVDWIQENKGNYDVLMIDRSDPVGPAAKLFNQGFYKDVFECLTDEGVAVFQSGSPFYNTSTLRKTYHSLCELFPIVRTYLVTIPLFPCGLWSFTIASKKFDPLDADLSRLKAEDTKYINSEIVYASFVLPNYVKEILESN
- a CDS encoding putative amidoligase domain-containing protein codes for the protein MKERFWIESDKELLLQILNLNNVPSIELVDPKTCMYPIIGRKYGKHGGKDVSMIHTKEQAIDEGYDFYTKLYPIETEYCLEVEGLFIKGVELAFVQQAIFNEIPIRTASFGWEWREVDESSIPIEWKIMAIRALYVTGLTHGFVKIGVLPNESVVVLDINPSNKTFLEDIVEPKLPFSIGADIEFMLSCDHELLPASTFFPVDGDVGCDERQIEKDSGEYALVEIRPEKGESPQELYIHVKDLVEKASQMAPYENIEFLAGSMPFRGYQCGGHLHFGIPASLSLLRALDHYLAVPFALIEEPRTAKLRRRTNHGGLGRFRKKTYGFEYISLSSWLVDPKLTKSILCLAYLVAAHHHELQSEFLFHQTIQRAYYHANLPILKTLWPDIKTTLMNTSSYSKFESELVYLFEIIENGKCVHEASDMRQNWELTIPNQTYDTGLIIQIPKKIRQKYNLKEGDSTFVCAGKNMSPATIHAYPFSFRNSNMIQLSKSLRAKLTLPKDWNPKLVSAGGVITLGPIIGILAARPFDRQTTYFHHLFRLAKEKQMFVYVFEPKDINWDQQVIKGTTLDGEGIFPFPAVIYDRFLFRGKTNITYDIDEIRVKLQTLYKIPFLNPPALFQLTGNKWETHQLLLDKHEEYLPETRLIEHLTDLTEMLDRYGEVYIKPVLGGSMSKGVIRIIRRPTEILMFHLNTKTLQQFSREDELFEVISPLIERTPHLIQEGIRRKKYNGKNLEIRVYMQKNEKHTWFRTGMVTRLTSEEVMTEDLEVNLRLSKVMNNLYLDPTERRYMTNQLGKVSKKIVATVEQEIGSFGELAVDLCIDQYDSIKLLEINAKPDNLFSQIRAYKLRSLAGIRLLNYAASLAGYRDQ
- a CDS encoding Mur ligase family protein encodes the protein MIHLPLSTILLQIGGVEFLQGYGNPVIHYVMNVSKREIDDNTLVFHMDHEKINGKYWKNNESIVIVTDRPDLCTDLGDSIFLIKTEDLDEAYWKFVTYYRGLFDIPVIGVTGTCGKTTTKEMIRQILKYDFNVKATWMSMNSMSVNLRYLMKLEKETEIAVYEMPVAYPGYLKVACTYFQPQIRILLNIGVHHLADCETPEEYMKAKAEIVDGLDPEHGVLILNADDENIKRVVNVNHLKRVVYFGKSEHSDFRATNIQYANDGMIFTLAYLDDEYDVFVPGYGEHNIYNALASIAAVSYAGVTIERAIELLASFEQVKEHLEFKAGKGGCTVIDDTWNSAPLSMATGLQVLSDVSKDKKSIALLGYMPQLGKGPYAVEQYEEMGRKAVEANIDMLVVVGEKAKYIGLGAIKHGMDPNKIHYCETGYEVFDLIEPYLSVDTNILLKITYRVMKRESFKKLRKNLIQHDDE